In Calonectris borealis chromosome 20, bCalBor7.hap1.2, whole genome shotgun sequence, a genomic segment contains:
- the DGKE gene encoding diacylglycerol kinase epsilon: protein MEGTESSGGTSSSVVADWSLVFWTLCSVILPVLITLWCSFQRSRRQVLIRDIFRKSKHDWHYTDLFGQPSYCCVCAQHILQGAFCNCCGLRVSEGCLKKADQLFLCKEIMMRGNGGARSSMPHHWIRGNVPLCSCCMICRQQCGTQPKLCDYRCVWCQYTVHDECMMDCLKTEECTLGEFRDLIIPPYYLSTINQMRKDKRTNYEKVVPYCRKHWMPVIILANTRSGNNMGETLLGEFKILLNPVQVFDLSKIAPAKALQLCTLLPCNAVRVLVCGGDGTVGWVLDAIDEMKIKGQERYIPQVAILPLGTGNDLSNTLGWGAGYAGEVPVEQILQNVMEADGIKLDRWKVQVTNKGYYNLRKPKVFTMNNYFSIGPDALMALNFHAHREKTPSLFSSRIINKAVYFFYGTKDCLVQECKDLNKKVELELDGERIELPNLEGIIVLNIGYWGGGCRLWEGMGDEPYPLARHDDGLLEVVGVHGSFHCAQIQVKLANPVRLGQAHTVRLILKSSKMPMQVDGEPWAQGPCTVTITHKTHALMLYHSGEQTDDEASSMSEQDHVREQTDEDV, encoded by the exons ATGGAAGGGACGGAGAGCAGCGGCGGCACTTCCTCCTCGGTCGTCGCAGACTGGAGTTTGGTGTTTTGGACTCTGTGCTCTGTGATCCTGCCGGTGCTGATCACCTTGTGGTGCAGCTTCCAGCGGTCCCGGCGGCAGGTGTTAATACGAGACATCTTTCGCAAGAGCAAGCATGACTGGCACTACACGGACCTCTTCGGCCAGCCCTCCTACTGCTGCGTGTGTGCTCAGCACATCCTTCAGGGAGCTTTCTGCAACTGCTGCGGGCTGCGTGTCAGCGAAGGGTGCCTCAAGAAGGCTGACCAGCTTTTTCTCTGCAAGGAGATTATGATGAGGGGCAATGGTGGAGCCCGCAGCTCTATGCCACACCACTGGATCAGAGGCAATGTCCCACTCTGCAGCTGCTGTATGATCTGCAGACAACAGTGCGGCACACAGCCCAAGCTCTGCGACTACAG ATGTGTGTGGTGTCAGTACACTGTACATGATGAATGCATGATGGATTGTTTAAAGACTGAGGAGTGTACATTAGGAGAATTCAGAGACTTAATTATTCCACCATACTATTTGTCTACAATCAACCAGATGCGTAAAGACAAAAGAACTAATTATGAAAAG GTAGTACCTTACTGCAGAAAACACTGGATGCCAGTAATCATACTGGCTAATACTCGTAGTGGAAACAACATGGGTGAAACCTTACTAGGAGAATTTAAAATTCTGCTGAACCCCGTTCAG gTTTTTGATCTAAGCAAAATTGCACCTGCTAAAGCACTCCAACTTTGTACCTTGCTGCCTTGCAACGCTGTCAGGGTTCTCGTCTGTGGCGGGGATGGCACAGTAGGCTGGGTCCTGGATGCAATTGATGAAATGAAGATAAAG GGGCAAGAACGTTATATTCCACAAGTTGCAATTTTACCTCTGGGAACAGGTAATGACCTGTCCAATACACTGGGCTGGGGTGCAGGTTACGCTGGAGAAGTCCCTGTAGAACAAATTTTACAAAATGTCATGGAGGCAGACGGAATCAAACTAGACAG ATGGAAGGTACAAGTAACAAACAAAGGATACTACAACTTAAGGAAACCAAAG GTATTCACAATGAACAACTACTTTTCTATAGGACCTGATGCTCTCATGGCTTTAAATTTTCATGCTCATCGTGAGAAGACTCCCtctctgttttccagcagaattatTAATAAG gctgtttattttttttatggaaCCAAAGACTGCTTAGTACAAGAATGTAAAGATCTTAACAAAAAAGTTGAG ctagagttggatggtgagagaATCGAGTTGCCCAATTTGGAAGGCATCATTGTCCTGAATATTGGATATTGGGGAGGTGGCTGTAGGCTCTGGGAAGGAATGGGTGATGAACCTTATCCCTTGGCGAG ACATGATGATGGACTTCTGGAAGTTGTTGGTGTTCACGGTTCTTTCCACTGTGCGCAGATTCAGGTGAAACTAGCAAATCCTGTTCGCCTAGGGCAGGCACATACAGTGAGG CTGATCTTGAAGAGTTCAAAGATGCCGATGCAGGTGGATGGAGAGCCATGGGCTCAGGGGCCCTGCACCGTTACCATAACTCACAAGACACATGCACTGATGTTGTATCACTCGGGTGAACAAACAGATGACGAAGCTTCCAGCATGTCTGAGCA